AGATCCGCGAGCCACTGGATATCCATGGCCTCGGCACCAGAGCCGAGCGTGAGGCGCGCGTGCACGAGCTGTTGAGGTCCGTCGAGCTCAGCGCGCAACACGGCCGGCGCTATCCCGGCGCGCTGTCGGGCGGGCAGCGCCAGCGCATCGTGCTGGCGCGGGCACTCGCGACAAAGCCGGATTTCCTGGTCTGCGATGAGCCGGTCAGCGCGCTCGACGTCTCGATCCAGGCGCAGGTGGTGAACCTGCTCGCCGATCTCCAGGCACAGCTTGGATTGACCATGCTGTTCATCAGCCACGATCTGCGCGTCGTCAGGCAGATCAGCAATGTCGTCGCAGTGATGTATCTCGGCCGCATTGTCGAAACCGGGAGCGCCGACGATCTCTTCGCACGGCCGGAACACCCGTACACGCAGGCGCTGGTCTCGGCTTCGCCCGCGCCCGGCCGCCGCAGTGCGGGCCGTATCGTGCTGGCGGGCGATCCACCGAACCCGGCCGCGCGCCCTTCCGGCTGCGCATTCCATCCGCGCTGCCCGCGCGCGAT
This region of Bradyrhizobium sp. CCGUVB1N3 genomic DNA includes:
- a CDS encoding ABC transporter ATP-binding protein, whose product is MSAPLVEVAAISRTYTMRTGMFGRSTAVRAVDGVSFSIRKGETLGLVGESGSGKSTTGRVVLGLEAPDRGVVRFDGKPMAALGTSEWRAQRARTQMIFQDPLGALDRRLAVAEQIREPLDIHGLGTRAEREARVHELLRSVELSAQHGRRYPGALSGGQRQRIVLARALATKPDFLVCDEPVSALDVSIQAQVVNLLADLQAQLGLTMLFISHDLRVVRQISNVVAVMYLGRIVETGSADDLFARPEHPYTQALVSASPAPGRRSAGRIVLAGDPPNPAARPSGCAFHPRCPRAIARCATELPALTSVASDRQVACHLVTGPQAQSRDAA